Proteins encoded together in one Kitasatospora albolonga window:
- a CDS encoding 3-hydroxyisobutyrate dehydrogenase, producing the protein MTTTTTVAFIGLGHMGGPMAANLVRAGYRVLGHDLVESCLAAAVESGVERAKSATEAASVADVVITMLPAGRHVLSLYGPEGLLEAARPGTLFVDCSTIDVADSRAAHAAAAATGHRSLDAPVSGGVVGAEAGTLTFMAGGEEAAFAEAEPLLSVMGKKAVHCGAGGAGQAAKICNNMILGVSMIAVSEAFVLAESLGLSDQALYDVASAASGQCWALTVNCPVPGPVPTSPANRDYRPGFAAPLMAKDLGLAANALRAGGIDAELGLRAAELYARFAEGAGAEQDFSGIVRAIRAASNTTATQEGTTA; encoded by the coding sequence GTGACCACCACCACGACCGTCGCGTTCATCGGCCTCGGCCACATGGGCGGCCCGATGGCCGCCAACCTCGTCCGGGCCGGGTACCGGGTGCTCGGCCACGACCTGGTGGAGAGCTGTCTCGCCGCCGCCGTGGAGAGCGGGGTCGAGCGGGCGAAGTCCGCCACGGAGGCGGCCTCGGTGGCCGATGTGGTGATCACCATGCTGCCCGCCGGACGCCATGTCCTCTCGCTGTACGGGCCGGAGGGGCTGCTCGAAGCGGCCCGCCCCGGCACGCTGTTCGTCGACTGCTCGACCATCGACGTGGCTGACTCCCGGGCCGCCCACGCGGCAGCGGCGGCGACCGGGCACCGCTCGCTGGACGCCCCGGTCTCCGGCGGGGTGGTGGGCGCCGAGGCGGGCACCCTCACCTTCATGGCCGGGGGCGAGGAGGCCGCGTTCGCGGAGGCCGAGCCGCTGCTCTCCGTGATGGGCAAGAAGGCGGTGCACTGCGGTGCGGGCGGCGCCGGGCAGGCGGCGAAGATCTGCAACAACATGATCCTCGGCGTCTCGATGATCGCCGTCAGCGAGGCGTTCGTCCTCGCGGAGAGCCTCGGCCTCTCCGACCAGGCGCTGTACGACGTGGCGTCGGCGGCCTCCGGCCAGTGCTGGGCGCTCACCGTCAACTGCCCGGTCCCCGGCCCGGTCCCGACGAGCCCGGCCAACCGCGACTACCGCCCCGGGTTCGCCGCGCCCCTGATGGCGAAGGACCTGGGCCTGGCCGCCAACGCCCTGCGCGCGGGCGGTATCGACGCCGAACTGGGCTTGCGAGCCGCCGAGTTGTACGCACGGTTCGCCGAAGGGGCGGGGGCGGAGCAGGACTTCTCCGGGATCGTCCGGGCCATCCGGGCGGCGTCGAACACCACCGCAACGCAGGAAGGCACCACCGCATGA
- a CDS encoding methylmalonate-semialdehyde dehydrogenase (CoA acylating), which translates to MVRELTHFIGGKHTPGTSGTYGDVYDPNTGQVQARVPLAGRSETEAAIADAAEAQLEWGEWNPQRRARVLLRFLQLVEKEKDALARLLSSEHGKTVADAHGDIARGLDVVEFAAGVPHLLKGEFSDNAGAGIDVHSLRRPLGVVAGITPFNFPAMIPLWKAAPALACGNAFILKPSERDPSVPLRLAELFLEAGLPPGVLNVVNGGKEAVDTLLEDPRVKALGFVGSTPIAAHIYATAAAHGKRAQCFGGAKNHMIVMPDADLDQAVDALIGAGYGSAGERCMAISVAVPVGEETADALVAKLTERIAELRIGRSDDPDADFGPLVGRDAVDRVRGYVDLGVEEGAELVVDGRDFTLEGHEEGFFAGASLFDRVTPEMRIYQEEIFGPVVCVVRAADYEEALRLPSEHVYGNGVALFTRDGDIARDFTRRVDTGMVGVNVPIPVPVAYHTFGGWKRSGFGDLNQHGPDAIRFYTRTKTVTSRWPASGIRDGASFTIPTMG; encoded by the coding sequence ATGGTCCGCGAACTCACCCATTTCATCGGCGGCAAGCACACGCCCGGCACCTCGGGCACGTACGGCGATGTCTACGACCCCAACACCGGACAGGTCCAGGCCCGGGTGCCGCTGGCCGGCCGGTCCGAGACCGAGGCGGCCATCGCCGACGCGGCCGAGGCGCAGCTCGAGTGGGGCGAGTGGAACCCGCAGCGCCGCGCCCGGGTCCTGCTGCGCTTCCTCCAGCTGGTCGAGAAGGAGAAGGACGCGCTGGCCCGGCTGCTCTCCTCCGAACACGGCAAGACCGTGGCCGACGCGCACGGTGACATCGCGCGCGGTCTGGACGTGGTGGAGTTCGCGGCCGGTGTCCCGCATCTGCTGAAGGGCGAGTTCAGCGACAACGCGGGCGCCGGGATCGATGTCCACTCGCTGCGCCGGCCGCTCGGCGTGGTCGCGGGCATCACCCCGTTCAACTTCCCGGCGATGATCCCACTCTGGAAGGCCGCACCCGCTCTGGCCTGCGGCAACGCCTTCATCCTCAAGCCGTCGGAGCGGGACCCGTCGGTGCCGCTGCGGCTCGCCGAACTCTTCCTGGAGGCGGGGCTGCCGCCGGGGGTCCTGAACGTCGTCAACGGTGGCAAGGAGGCCGTGGACACCCTGCTGGAGGACCCGCGCGTCAAGGCGCTCGGGTTCGTCGGCTCGACGCCGATCGCCGCGCACATCTACGCCACCGCCGCCGCCCACGGGAAGCGGGCGCAGTGCTTCGGCGGGGCGAAGAACCACATGATCGTGATGCCGGACGCCGATCTGGACCAGGCGGTGGACGCGCTGATCGGCGCCGGGTACGGATCGGCGGGCGAGCGGTGCATGGCGATCTCGGTGGCCGTGCCGGTCGGTGAGGAGACCGCCGACGCGCTGGTCGCCAAGCTGACCGAGCGGATCGCGGAGCTGCGGATCGGCCGCTCGGACGACCCGGACGCCGACTTCGGGCCGCTGGTGGGCCGGGACGCGGTGGACCGGGTGCGCGGCTATGTCGACCTCGGTGTGGAGGAGGGCGCCGAACTGGTCGTCGATGGGCGGGACTTCACCCTGGAAGGCCATGAGGAGGGGTTCTTCGCGGGCGCCTCGCTCTTCGACCGGGTCACCCCGGAGATGCGGATCTACCAGGAGGAGATCTTCGGCCCGGTGGTGTGTGTGGTCCGTGCGGCGGACTACGAGGAGGCGCTGCGGCTGCCCTCGGAGCACGTGTACGGCAACGGCGTCGCCCTCTTCACCCGGGACGGAGACATCGCGCGTGACTTCACCCGGCGGGTCGACACGGGCATGGTCGGCGTGAACGTGCCGATCCCGGTGCCGGTGGCGTACCACACGTTCGGCGGCTGGAAGCGGTCCGGCTTCGGGGACCTGAACCAGCACGGGCCGGACGCCATCCGCTTCTACACCCGTACCAAGACCGTCACTTCGCGCTGGCCCGCCTCCGGTATCCGGGACGGCGCGAGCTTCACGATTCCGACCATGGGATGA
- a CDS encoding Cro/Cl family transcriptional regulator, with product MGRPAGRKIYAHAKLRRLRRERGMNQVELARSLGLSTSYLNQIEHSRRPLTAPVLLRIAEVFGVDPEFFSEADEERLATDLRAALGDEACGTRVPLEEAADVARDHPEVARALVALHHRYRDAAERVVALAPPQDGESLLTAEPHDEVRDFFYAHHNHFGALDAVAERTATGLGTGSAGRTADALKERLAARHGITVVTTDPERAADARRFDPGSGLLLLSPWLSEAQRAFQLATQLALLEHGSLLDTLVAGGELASEQAAGLARIGLANYFAGALLMPYTAFHRAAEELRYDIELLQARFGVGFETVCHRLSTLQRTGDRGVPFSFLRVDRAGNISKRQSASDFHFSRLGGTCPLWTVYEAFSAPGRILTQVAEMPDGKRYFWVARTVTRGGFGHRAPRADFAVALGCELRHAHRLVYAEGLALDDPRSATPIGLGCRICERQDCAQRARPPAGGRLAVDPDRRTHVPYPVEADGPGADLGGG from the coding sequence ATGGGACGGCCTGCCGGACGCAAGATCTACGCCCACGCCAAGCTGCGGCGGCTGCGCCGCGAGCGCGGGATGAACCAGGTGGAGCTGGCCCGCTCGCTCGGCCTCTCCACCAGCTACCTCAACCAGATCGAGCACAGCCGCCGCCCGCTGACCGCGCCCGTGCTGCTGCGGATCGCGGAGGTCTTCGGCGTCGACCCGGAGTTCTTCTCCGAGGCCGACGAGGAGCGCCTCGCCACCGATCTGCGCGCCGCCCTCGGCGACGAGGCGTGCGGGACCCGGGTCCCGCTGGAGGAGGCTGCCGACGTGGCCCGCGACCACCCGGAGGTGGCCCGCGCCCTGGTCGCCCTGCACCACCGCTACCGGGACGCCGCCGAACGCGTCGTCGCCCTCGCCCCGCCGCAGGACGGCGAGTCCCTCCTCACCGCCGAACCCCACGACGAGGTACGGGACTTCTTCTACGCCCACCACAACCACTTCGGCGCCCTCGACGCCGTCGCCGAACGCACCGCCACCGGCCTCGGCACCGGCTCGGCGGGCCGTACCGCCGACGCCCTGAAGGAACGCCTCGCCGCCCGCCACGGCATCACCGTCGTCACCACCGACCCCGAACGGGCCGCCGACGCCCGCCGGTTCGACCCCGGCAGCGGACTCCTCCTGCTCTCGCCCTGGCTCAGCGAGGCCCAGCGCGCCTTCCAGCTCGCCACCCAACTCGCCCTGCTGGAACACGGATCGCTGCTCGACACCCTGGTGGCGGGCGGCGAACTCGCCTCCGAACAGGCGGCGGGGCTGGCCCGGATCGGCCTCGCCAACTACTTCGCCGGTGCCCTGCTCATGCCGTACACCGCCTTCCACCGGGCCGCCGAGGAGCTGCGGTACGACATCGAGCTGCTCCAGGCCCGCTTCGGCGTCGGCTTCGAGACCGTCTGCCACCGCCTCAGCACCCTCCAGCGGACCGGCGACCGGGGCGTGCCGTTCTCGTTCCTGCGGGTCGACCGGGCGGGCAACATCTCCAAGCGGCAGTCCGCCAGCGACTTCCACTTCTCCCGGCTCGGCGGCACCTGCCCGCTCTGGACGGTGTACGAGGCGTTCTCCGCGCCCGGCCGCATCCTCACCCAGGTCGCCGAAATGCCGGACGGAAAACGGTACTTCTGGGTGGCCCGGACCGTGACGCGCGGCGGATTCGGGCACCGCGCGCCCCGGGCCGACTTCGCCGTGGCCCTCGGCTGCGAACTCCGCCACGCCCACCGCCTGGTCTACGCCGAGGGCCTGGCCCTGGACGATCCGCGCTCGGCGACCCCCATCGGGCTCGGCTGCCGGATCTGCGAACGGCAGGACTGCGCCCAGCGGGCCCGGCCCCCGGCCGGGGGCCGACTGGCCGTCGACCCCGACCGGCGCACGCATGTGCCGTACCCGGTGGAGGCCGACGGCCCGGGGGCCGACCTCGGCGGTGGGTGA
- a CDS encoding 5-methyltetrahydropteroyltriglutamate--homocysteine S-methyltransferase, giving the protein MTAKPAAAAARATVYGYPRQGQNRELKKAIEGYWKGRVDADTLRQTAAELRRGTWQQLAEAGVHEVPTGDFSYYDHVLDTSVMVGAVPERHRDAVAADALDGYFAMARGTQDVAPLEMTKWFDTNYHYLVPELGPDTVFTADSAKQVAELKEALALGHTPRPVLVGPVTYLLLAKAAPGVAADFEPLTLLDRLLPVYAEVLADLRAAGAEWVQLDEPALVQDRTPAELNAAARAYRELGGLADRSKLLVASYFGRLGEALPVLAKSPVEGLALDFTESGAGNLADLAAAGGLPGKRLVAGVVNGRNIWINDYEKSLATLGTLLGLADHVDVSASCSLLHVPLDAGAERDIDPQIARWLAFAKQKTEEITVLARGLSAGTEAITAELAANRADLASRAGAALTHDPAVRARTAAITDADGRRSQPYAERTVAQRAHLGLPLLPTTTIGSFPQTTELRTARADLRAGRIDEAGYEERIKDEIREVLSFQEKAGIDVLVHGEPERNDMVQYFAEQLTGYLATQHGWVQSYGTRYVRPPVLAGDISRPEPMTVRWTAYAQSLTERPVKGMLTGPVTMLAWSFVRDDQPLGETARQVALALRDEVNDLEANGTSVIQVDEPALRETLPLRAAEHAAYLEWATESFRLATAGVRPDTQIHTHMCYAEFGDIVQAIDDLDADVISLEAARSHMQVARELAAHGYPREAGPGVYDIHSPRIPSTEEAAALLRKGLEAIPAERLWVNPDCGLKTRGWPETRTSLENLVAAAREIRAELPTEAA; this is encoded by the coding sequence GTGACAGCGAAGCCCGCAGCCGCGGCAGCACGGGCCACCGTGTACGGCTACCCCCGCCAGGGTCAGAACCGTGAACTGAAGAAGGCCATCGAGGGCTACTGGAAGGGCCGCGTCGACGCGGACACCCTCCGGCAGACCGCCGCCGAACTGCGCCGGGGCACCTGGCAGCAGCTCGCCGAGGCCGGCGTCCACGAAGTGCCGACCGGTGATTTCTCGTACTACGACCACGTCCTGGACACCAGTGTCATGGTCGGCGCTGTCCCCGAGCGGCACCGCGACGCGGTCGCCGCCGACGCCCTCGACGGCTACTTCGCCATGGCCCGTGGCACGCAGGACGTGGCGCCCCTCGAAATGACCAAGTGGTTCGACACCAACTACCACTACCTGGTGCCCGAGTTGGGCCCGGACACGGTGTTCACCGCCGACTCCGCCAAGCAGGTCGCCGAGCTGAAGGAGGCCCTCGCGCTGGGGCACACCCCGCGCCCGGTCCTCGTCGGCCCGGTCACCTACCTCCTGCTCGCCAAGGCGGCGCCCGGGGTGGCCGCCGACTTCGAGCCGCTGACCCTGCTGGACCGGCTCCTCCCCGTATACGCCGAGGTCCTCGCCGACCTCCGCGCGGCGGGCGCCGAATGGGTGCAGCTGGACGAGCCCGCCCTTGTCCAGGACCGCACCCCGGCCGAGCTGAACGCCGCCGCCCGCGCCTACCGCGAGCTGGGCGGTCTGGCCGACCGCTCCAAGCTGCTGGTCGCCTCCTACTTCGGACGGCTCGGCGAGGCCCTGCCGGTGCTCGCCAAGTCCCCGGTCGAGGGGCTCGCGCTGGACTTCACCGAGTCGGGCGCCGGGAACCTCGCGGACCTCGCGGCGGCCGGCGGACTGCCCGGCAAGCGGCTGGTCGCGGGCGTCGTCAACGGCCGCAACATCTGGATCAACGACTACGAGAAGTCGCTCGCCACCCTCGGCACGCTCCTCGGCCTCGCCGACCACGTCGACGTCTCCGCCTCCTGCTCCCTGCTGCACGTCCCGCTGGACGCCGGGGCCGAGCGGGACATCGACCCGCAGATCGCCCGCTGGCTCGCCTTCGCCAAGCAGAAGACCGAGGAGATCACCGTCCTGGCGCGCGGTCTGTCCGCCGGTACCGAGGCCATCACCGCCGAACTCGCCGCCAACCGGGCCGACCTGGCCTCCCGCGCCGGGGCCGCCCTCACCCACGACCCGGCCGTCCGGGCCCGTACGGCGGCCATCACCGACGCCGACGGCCGCCGCTCCCAGCCCTACGCCGAGCGGACCGTCGCCCAGCGGGCGCACCTCGGTCTGCCGCTGCTGCCGACCACCACCATCGGCTCGTTCCCGCAGACCACCGAACTGCGCACCGCCCGCGCCGACCTGCGGGCGGGCCGGATCGACGAGGCCGGGTACGAGGAGCGCATCAAGGACGAGATCCGCGAGGTCCTCTCCTTCCAGGAGAAGGCCGGGATCGACGTCCTGGTCCACGGCGAGCCCGAACGCAACGACATGGTGCAGTACTTCGCCGAGCAGCTCACCGGCTACCTCGCCACCCAGCACGGCTGGGTCCAGTCGTACGGCACCCGCTACGTCCGCCCGCCGGTCCTCGCCGGGGACATCTCGCGCCCCGAGCCGATGACGGTGCGCTGGACGGCGTACGCGCAGTCGCTCACCGAGCGCCCCGTCAAGGGCATGCTCACCGGGCCGGTCACCATGCTCGCCTGGTCCTTCGTCCGCGACGACCAGCCGCTCGGCGAGACCGCCCGCCAGGTCGCCCTCGCCCTGCGCGACGAGGTCAACGACCTTGAGGCGAACGGCACTTCGGTGATCCAGGTGGACGAGCCCGCCCTGCGCGAGACGCTTCCGCTGCGGGCCGCCGAGCACGCCGCGTACCTGGAGTGGGCGACGGAGTCCTTCCGCCTGGCGACCGCCGGGGTGCGGCCGGACACCCAGATCCACACCCACATGTGCTACGCGGAGTTCGGCGACATCGTCCAGGCCATCGACGACCTCGACGCCGACGTCATCAGCCTGGAGGCCGCCCGCTCCCACATGCAGGTCGCCCGCGAACTCGCCGCCCACGGCTACCCCCGTGAGGCCGGACCCGGCGTCTACGACATCCACTCCCCGCGCATCCCGAGCACCGAGGAAGCAGCGGCCCTGCTGCGCAAGGGACTTGAGGCCATCCCGGCCGAGCGCCTGTGGGTGAACCCCGACTGCGGCCTGAAGACCCGGGGGTGGCCCGAGACCCGGACCTCCCTGGAGAACCTGGTCGCCGCCGCGCGGGAGATCCGCGCGGAGCTGCCCACCGAAGCGGCGTGA
- a CDS encoding acyl-CoA dehydrogenase: MSAVTTLLTDDQLAVVETTLDFAQEHLAPHAVAWDQDKHFPVDVLRKAAGLGLGGVYVREELGGSGLSRSDGVLVFEALATGCPSVAGYLSIHNMVAWMVDQYGTEAQRGRYLPALCTMEQLGSYCLTEPGAGSDAAALRTRAVRDGDHYVLTGTKQFISGAGASHLYIVLARTGDDGPGGISAFLAERDDEGLSFGANEKKMGWNAQPTRQVVLDGVRIPADRLLGAEGEGFRIAMNGLNGGRLGIAACSLGGAQSALDRSLAHLADREAFGKPLLDAQALQFRLADMATELAAARALVRQAAEALDRKAGGAPELCAMAKRFATDTGYAVADRALQLHGGYGYLAEYGIEKIVRDLRVHQILEGTNEIMRVIVARSLTGALR, translated from the coding sequence ATGAGCGCCGTGACCACCCTGCTCACCGACGACCAGCTCGCGGTCGTCGAGACGACACTCGACTTCGCCCAGGAGCACCTGGCCCCGCACGCCGTGGCCTGGGACCAGGACAAGCACTTCCCCGTCGACGTCCTGCGGAAGGCGGCGGGGCTCGGCCTGGGAGGTGTGTACGTACGGGAGGAGCTCGGCGGTTCCGGGCTGTCCCGCTCCGACGGGGTTCTCGTCTTCGAGGCCCTCGCCACCGGCTGCCCGTCGGTCGCGGGCTACCTCTCCATCCACAACATGGTCGCCTGGATGGTCGACCAGTACGGCACCGAGGCCCAGCGCGGCCGGTATCTGCCGGCGCTCTGCACCATGGAGCAGCTGGGCAGTTACTGCCTGACCGAGCCGGGCGCGGGCTCCGACGCGGCGGCGCTGCGCACCCGTGCGGTGCGCGACGGCGACCACTACGTCCTCACGGGGACCAAGCAGTTCATTTCCGGGGCGGGCGCCTCGCACCTCTACATCGTGCTGGCCCGTACCGGCGACGACGGGCCCGGTGGGATCTCCGCGTTCCTTGCCGAACGGGACGACGAGGGGCTCTCGTTCGGGGCCAACGAGAAGAAGATGGGGTGGAACGCGCAGCCCACCCGGCAGGTCGTGCTCGACGGGGTGCGTATCCCGGCGGACCGGCTGCTCGGCGCCGAGGGCGAGGGGTTCCGGATCGCGATGAACGGCCTGAACGGCGGCCGGCTCGGGATCGCCGCCTGCTCGCTGGGCGGTGCGCAGAGCGCGCTGGACCGGTCGCTGGCCCATCTCGCGGACCGGGAGGCGTTCGGCAAGCCGCTGCTGGACGCGCAGGCGCTCCAGTTCCGGCTGGCCGACATGGCGACCGAACTGGCCGCCGCCCGGGCCCTGGTGCGGCAGGCCGCCGAGGCGCTGGACCGGAAGGCGGGCGGGGCACCGGAGTTGTGCGCGATGGCCAAGCGCTTCGCCACCGACACCGGCTACGCGGTCGCGGACCGGGCGCTCCAACTCCACGGCGGTTACGGCTATCTGGCCGAGTACGGCATCGAGAAGATCGTGCGGGACCTGCGGGTCCACCAGATCCTGGAAGGGACCAACGAGATCATGCGTGTCATTGTGGCCCGGAGCCTGACGGGAGCCCTGCGATGA
- a CDS encoding 3-hydroxyisobutyryl-CoA hydrolase (catalyzes the formation of 3-hydroxy-2-methylpropanoate from 3-hydroxy-2-methylpropanoyl-CoA) encodes MSEDLVLVHTEGRTGVVTLNRPKALNALTHGMVETIAAALDRWEHDPEVTTVVITGAGERGLCAGGDIRSIYEDARAGGKASAAFWRDEYRLNARIARYPKPYVAVMDGIVMGGGVGVSAHGSVRIVTERSKVAMPETGIGFVPDVGGTYLLALAPGELGTHLALTGAVVGARDALLCGLADHFVPAAELPAFLAGLRTEAPTEVLRRHVRDAPGGTLEADRPWIDHCYAADTVEEIVERLLASDAPAAGEAAKTILGRSPVALKVTLASLRRARELGPLERVLEQEYRVSYAALASADLVEGIRAQVIDKDRSPRWTPGTLVEVTEADVARYFAPTGDGELVLAAADSPQEVPW; translated from the coding sequence ATGAGCGAGGATCTCGTGCTCGTCCACACCGAGGGGCGTACGGGGGTGGTGACCCTGAACCGGCCCAAGGCGCTCAACGCCCTCACCCACGGCATGGTGGAGACGATCGCGGCGGCCCTGGACCGGTGGGAGCACGACCCCGAGGTGACCACCGTCGTGATCACCGGGGCCGGGGAGCGCGGCCTGTGCGCGGGCGGCGACATCCGGTCCATCTACGAGGACGCCCGGGCGGGCGGGAAGGCGTCGGCCGCGTTCTGGCGCGACGAGTACCGGCTGAACGCGCGGATCGCCCGCTATCCGAAGCCGTACGTGGCGGTCATGGACGGCATCGTGATGGGCGGCGGGGTCGGCGTCTCGGCGCACGGCAGCGTCCGGATCGTCACCGAGCGGTCCAAGGTGGCCATGCCGGAGACCGGGATCGGCTTCGTGCCGGACGTCGGCGGTACGTATCTGCTAGCGCTGGCCCCCGGCGAGCTGGGTACCCATCTCGCCCTGACCGGTGCGGTGGTGGGGGCCCGGGACGCGCTGCTGTGCGGGCTGGCCGACCACTTCGTACCGGCGGCCGAGCTGCCCGCGTTCCTCGCCGGGCTGCGGACGGAGGCGCCCACCGAGGTGCTGCGCCGCCATGTCCGGGACGCGCCTGGCGGCACCCTGGAGGCGGACCGGCCCTGGATCGACCACTGTTACGCCGCCGACACGGTCGAGGAGATCGTGGAGCGGCTGCTCGCCTCGGACGCCCCGGCGGCCGGTGAGGCGGCGAAGACGATCCTGGGCCGCTCGCCCGTCGCCCTCAAGGTCACCCTCGCCTCGCTGCGGCGGGCGCGTGAACTCGGCCCGCTGGAAAGGGTGCTGGAGCAGGAGTACCGCGTCTCGTACGCGGCCCTCGCCTCCGCCGATCTGGTGGAGGGCATCCGGGCCCAGGTGATCGACAAGGACCGCTCCCCCCGCTGGACCCCGGGGACGCTCGTGGAGGTCACGGAGGCGGACGTGGCCCGGTACTTCGCACCGACCGGCGACGGGGAACTCGTCCTCGCCGCAGCCGACTCACCGCAGGAGGTGCCCTGGTGA
- a CDS encoding precorrin-6A synthase (deacetylating), with translation MSDAPPRHILVIGMGAGDPDHLTLAAIKAMRRAQVFFVLGKGREKDSLTRLRRDILAEHLTGPYRVVEAEDPWRDRTQDDRGRYTTAVHDWRHRRADICERLIIEELAPGECGAFLVWGDPSLYDSTLAILEDIRGRGTVAFGHEVVPGISSVSALAARHRTTLNQVGRPIHITPGRRLAEGFPDDDGDIVVMLDGHESFTHLTGRGLWIYWGAYIGTPDELLVSGPLDEVAERISRVRAEARERHGWIMDTYLLRQGQGPGTPGGAGA, from the coding sequence ATGAGCGACGCACCGCCACGCCACATCCTCGTCATCGGCATGGGAGCCGGTGACCCCGACCATCTGACCCTCGCCGCGATCAAGGCCATGCGCAGGGCCCAGGTCTTCTTCGTGCTCGGCAAGGGCCGGGAGAAGGACTCCCTGACCCGGCTGCGGCGGGACATCCTGGCCGAGCACCTCACCGGCCCCTACCGGGTCGTGGAGGCCGAGGACCCCTGGCGGGACCGCACCCAGGACGACCGGGGGCGCTACACGACGGCGGTGCACGACTGGCGCCACCGCCGCGCCGACATCTGCGAACGCCTGATCATCGAGGAGCTGGCACCGGGGGAGTGCGGAGCGTTCCTGGTGTGGGGCGATCCGTCCCTGTACGACAGCACCCTGGCGATCCTGGAGGACATCCGGGGACGGGGCACCGTGGCCTTCGGTCATGAGGTGGTCCCCGGCATCAGCAGCGTTTCCGCGCTCGCCGCCCGCCACCGCACCACCCTGAACCAGGTCGGCCGCCCGATCCACATCACCCCCGGCCGACGGCTGGCGGAGGGGTTCCCGGACGACGACGGCGACATCGTCGTGATGCTCGACGGCCACGAGAGCTTCACCCATCTGACGGGCCGGGGCCTGTGGATCTACTGGGGCGCCTATATCGGCACCCCGGACGAACTCCTCGTCTCCGGACCGCTCGACGAGGTCGCCGAGCGGATCAGCCGCGTACGCGCCGAGGCCCGGGAACGGCATGGCTGGATCATGGACACGTACCTGCTGCGGCAGGGACAGGGCCCGGGGACGCCGGGCGGCGCGGGGGCCTGA
- a CDS encoding enoyl-CoA hydratase (Catalyzes the reversible hydration of unsaturated fatty acyl-CoA to beta-hydroxyacyl-CoA), whose protein sequence is MSEHDGTASTPGPYSTILVERRGRTALVTLNRPKALNALSLEVMRETVEATEALDRDPGVGCIVITGSGEKAFAAGADIKEMQPQSYMDMYLSDWFTAWDRLGQLRTPTIAAVRGYALGGGCELAMLCDLVIASESAVFGQPEIRLGVIPGIGGSQRLTRAVGKAKAMDLCLTGRNMDVQEAERAGLVSRIVPDADLLTEALKAADTVAGMSAPVAMMAKEAVNRAFETTLAEGVRFERRLFHAVFATADQKEGMKAFTEKRPAEFTHR, encoded by the coding sequence ATGAGCGAGCACGACGGCACCGCGTCCACCCCCGGCCCGTACAGCACGATCCTGGTCGAGCGCCGGGGCCGTACCGCCCTGGTCACCCTGAACCGCCCCAAGGCGCTCAACGCGCTGAGCCTGGAGGTCATGCGGGAGACGGTCGAGGCCACCGAGGCGCTGGACCGGGACCCGGGCGTCGGCTGCATCGTCATCACCGGCAGCGGCGAGAAGGCGTTCGCGGCGGGTGCGGACATCAAGGAGATGCAGCCGCAGAGCTATATGGACATGTATCTCAGCGACTGGTTCACCGCCTGGGACCGGCTCGGCCAGCTGCGGACGCCGACGATCGCCGCCGTACGGGGCTACGCCCTGGGCGGGGGCTGCGAGCTGGCGATGCTCTGTGATCTGGTGATCGCCTCGGAGTCGGCCGTCTTCGGGCAGCCGGAGATCCGGCTCGGGGTGATCCCGGGCATCGGCGGCTCGCAGCGGCTGACCCGGGCGGTCGGCAAGGCCAAGGCGATGGACCTCTGTCTCACCGGCCGGAACATGGACGTCCAGGAGGCGGAACGGGCCGGGCTGGTGTCCCGGATCGTCCCGGACGCGGATCTCCTGACGGAGGCGCTCAAGGCCGCGGACACGGTCGCCGGTATGTCGGCGCCCGTCGCGATGATGGCGAAGGAGGCGGTGAACCGCGCCTTCGAGACCACCCTCGCCGAGGGCGTCCGCTTCGAACGCCGCCTGTTCCACGCGGTGTTCGCGACGGCCGACCAGAAGGAGGGCATGAAGGCGTTCACCGAGAAGCGGCCGGCGGAGTTCACCCACCGCTGA